In Setaria viridis chromosome 5, Setaria_viridis_v4.0, whole genome shotgun sequence, the genomic stretch TAGTGATAGCTCAGTAGGATCCACAATCACTGATCCTGACGTTTGCTCAGAGGGTTTGTCAAGCTTAAAATTCTCCTTTGGACTATCTCCATattataaaaaagaagaaaacagtGAGGTGGATAGAGAAGATATTGCACATATAGCAAAAGAGATGGATAGAACAGTATTGCTGGAGCATCCTCTGCAGTCAAATGATGATAAGTGTATGTGTATAGCCCTTCTTTGTTTTTAAACATTGACCCTGTTGTTTTGCAAGTATGGTAATGTGACAGTTGAACTCTGTTTGATGCAGCCTTTGAATCACCATGCTCAACAACAGAGACAGCCAGGGTTAAGTACGTCAGAGGAGGTGTGTATGTACAGTAACTGATATTGTCAAGGGCATATCTTTAATCCACTCTCAATTTGGGTTCTACCTGGCCTAAAAATAACTTTTTAACGATATTAACTCCTTTTCAGTTGCTGTGCCACTGGGGAAAACAAAGTCTCTTGTTGAGAGATGGGAAAAGAGGGAGTCTTCTAGCAATGATTATTCACCACAAACTGATTCTTGTGGCGATCGGGCATTGAAAAATGACAGCCCTCCAGCCCATTCAGTACGTACTCATAAGTTTGAGCGTAGTTATTTAAACATGATTTTTTACCTTATTATGGTCCTGTGATATAGTGGTATCTTGACTTGTATGTGCTTTCCTAGTCTACTGGGTAAGAATTGTAACCATTTCACTAAAACTATTGCAGCTATGCTGGATCTAATTTAGTTTTCATATGTTTACTTGTTAATCCTTTGAGTCCTGACTGCCACATATATTTATAGGAAAAGTAATGGCAGACTACTAAGTACTAACCAGATACAAAATTCATGGGGCCGATTGTGTTGTAATGTTTATGGACATTATGCTGTTGGAGACTGAAGTGTTTCTGAAGTATTCATAAACTACATGCAGAATACAAATCAAACATACTTGACTAAGCTTTGCTCTACTTTATTTGTACATGCTATGTATAGTTTTAAAAAATTGTTTGGCTGTTCAGATTTTTATGTTTGGTACTGATTGCAATGAACAGGCAGAACCAAGTCAGACATATGAAAAGGATTTGTCAACAGTGGATGAAGTAATGACTCCTGTCAATTTAGTGCTGAACCATGATGAATTCATAAATGCTGTAAAACTTCGGCTGACAAAACTGGAGGTAATCCCTTTGCTATGAACTTGCCGACTGCTGTTTGTTTTCAGTTCATATGCATCATGGAATTGTCTTGTGAACTTACATCCAACAAATAGAGGGGATCTTGTGAGACTTACATAGTTTATTTATTGGTGCAACCTGTGAGTGGTTAATGCAATTAACCTTGCTTGGCAGttcccatatcaagaaggttGTGAAGGAAAGATTATTTTCTTTAGTTTTTTTATTCACTCTGTTCAAAATACATGAGATTTAAGACAAGGTAATTAGTTTAAAAGGAATTAAGCTGCTCGTCTGAAACGTCTCATATTTAAAAATGAAAGGAGTACATGAGAAACCTTAACATTAAATATTTGATTATGGGGCCCACATTCAGTGTGGCATCAGGGGCATATTACAAACATATATGAACTTATGCTATGACATGGGGCTGCTATCTTTCACTTCCTTTAGGCTCATGTACagaatcattattatttttgtgATAAACCAATATAATTTTAGTATTATGTGTATTCAGATGATGCGGCATGTCTTTGAGCAAAGTGGTATCAAAGGAGCAATTGCTGCAGTGGGAAAGCTGCCTGACAATGCTGTAAGTTTCTTTGAGATGCATGATGATTATGCATGGCTGTATTTTGTATTCCTTCTCTTTTATAAGCTACTGATAGTCGAGATGGACAGGTTCAAGCTGATGTTGTTAGTGCTCTCAAAGGGAAGCTTGATCTTTTCAACCTGGAGATTTTCTCAAGCTTTCTACCTATTCTTGCCGGGTTATTGTGTAGCAAGACTGAAAGGTAATGCATTGAATGCTTTGTTTCATTGCAAGTCTCTCTTCATTTGAAAGAGAAAACATCTCGTGTCAATATTCTGCATTATCTAAGTCATGCAAATATTGGCATCTTGCATTAGAATAACACAATTGGTTTACAGTAACTATTTCTCATAAGTTGCGATTACTTTGCCACAAATTTTCAGGCATGCTACAGTTTCTTTGGAAATGTTGTTGGATCTTATAAAGATTTTTGGACCAGTTATACACTCAACATTATCAGCAAATTCGGGCGTAGGAGTTGACCTTCAGGCTGAGCAGAGGTATGCAAATTAACTCTAAAACTTGTACCTTGCCCAAAAACATTGGATGTGAAAAGAAGAATGGTGCATGTCCCTACATACCAGTGAGAAACCGCTGCCATGCAAGTCACAAACTTTGCTATCTAATGCAGGTTGCAACGTTGCACACGATGCTTTAACCATTTGCAAAagattcaacaagttctgcatcCGTTGATAATGTAATTCTCTTCCTTTCCCTTACTTTATGCTCCATTTTGTTAACCGTCATTTCTCAATTAGGCACCTGTTGGTACAACAAACCAATTTTCTTCTAATGTTCTGcggttttctttttgtttgttttgttggTACAGGCGGGGTGGTCAATCAGCACAACTCGCTCAAGAGCTAAGTCTCTCGTTGCAAGACTTGGTGGTGATCTAAAACAAGTCGGGTGAAGTTCATCCCATACGGCAGAGTAGATACAATTCTTTTTGGCGAGAAGTACCCACGGTTGTGTAGCTTGTAATTTTGCCATAGCTTTGCAAGTGGGTCCTGCGATTGTGTTTTGACTTGGGCTGGCATTCGGCCTTTGTTCCCTGTTGTATATGTAGCCTGGCTGTGCATCAGTCTGTAATTAGCCACATTTGCTGTATGCGCAGCCCTGAACAGAGAGTCAGAGATTAGTGGAAACAGGAAAGGAAACAATTAGTAGGGGAAAAAACAGTTTCTTGCGGCCTTTGGCGGTATGGCCCATATATCATGTGATGACTGTTCATTTTTTCCTCTACTCAGAGCTTGGTATAGTTTGAACGTATGGTCAATGTTTACTTTGACCTAACCACAGTTGGCTGCTGATGACTTATCATATGAAAATGCCCTGCTGTACTTGCATTTCCTTCGATGCTAAGGTTACAACCTAGCACATTCGTTCCGCTATTTATATATGGTATTTTCTTGCGATGGCATTCTCTCCTTTCTTGACGGACGTTTCAGTGTCCTCCCGTGTCTTAAGAGTTGATACAGATATTATACTCTTTTTTTCCACGGTGTTAGTCCAATATCATGTTCCTTCAGTTTGTACATGGCATACCAGGACAAAGAAGTGTTCCACCTAATAATATCATGTCTCCTTGCTTGTTGCTTACCGACAAATCATAGGAGTTAAATAGTGTAGGTAAACTTTGGATTCATCTTTCCGTTAATGAACAATTATTAATCCTGCAAGTTTCCCTTGATAAATCGCTGACACTATTCTTGTCCTGCACAAGAGACGCCGCTGCGTTCGCACCAGCCACCACAATTCTGTTCCACCTTGCCGGTCGACCTGGCTGCCAAACCGACCCCACCTGTCGGCCGCACAACCAGCACGCGCAGAATCGCACTGGTCAACTAGGCACCACGGGAACGCAACCAGAGCCGCAGGAGTATAAAATCAAGCCCCAGAACAAATCCGAAATTCCAAACCCACTTCGTCAAGTAAACAACCCCGGCTAAAAGTGAAAGCGGCAGCCGCGTAGCAGTTGGTCGCCACCGCCACGTTGGGAGGTTGGACTcctcccgcccccgcccccgcccccgccccgtgCTGctcttccccttcccttccctcgccggagaccccgccgccgcagcaggaggaggcggccatggcggggaGGTACGACCGCAACCCGTTCGATGAGGACGACGTCAACCCCTTTGCGGTGAGTAATCGGTGCACTCGTTGTAGCCGGGTAGCGATTGCTCCCCGCTCTAGGCCGCGATTCATCTAGTAGCCATGTGGAAGCTTGTTCCCGCGCTTTTGTTGATGCGGATGTGGGTTTGGGTTCGGGGGCTTCAGGCCGTTGGCGCTGGTTTCTGGCCGTGACGCTTCGTTGGGACCCGTCGACGGTGGTGGGTGCTCGGATCTGCCGAATTGCTGGCGCTAGGGTTCGTGGTTTAAGATCGGGTTCGCCTGTGAGGTGCCGGTTTGTGCTTGGGCTTGCGTGTTGTTCGCTTATTGCGATTTGTGGCAAGGATAGGGGCATAGGGCTTGGCTGTGGCTGACTGGCTGTATCTGTTCTGGGGTTTTCAAGGGAGAAATGATGATTAATTTTGGAAATTGCTACTTGGATTTGGGGCTGCTGGGTTGTTAGCCTCTGATTAGTGACTTTTTTTTGTAAGAATTATTCGTGGGGTTATATTAGGAACTACTCATTTTAGTGGATGAAATGATATGGTAAAAACATTTTTCTGTGGAAATTATTAATGACACAAGGGGATTGAGCACTATTTGTAGCAGTAGCTGTTTGTCAGGGTTCATTGTGTGTGGAAACTGTTAAGTGGTTGCATAGATCTTGAGTTTGGGACTCTGTATGCATTCTTGTTTGTTCCATCTAGCATTTACGGTTCTTTGGAGCAACAGTTTTCTGATATCTTGTAGATAATGCAAAACAAGCTTCCAGTTGGCTCTAATATTCAGTCTGTTTTCTTTAAATATTGCTTGATTGATCTCCAAAATGCATCATATtctgcagggaggaagtgtacCTCCTGCTTCCAATTCTCGGATGCCACCTCTTCCTCATGAACCAGCGGGCTTCTACAATGATCGTGGTGCCACAGTAGACATACCTCTTGATTCAACTAAGGTACATGATCTCCCGTTGAGTCTGTTATTATTGTGCGAATTTATATTTATTAGGTCCGCTCTGCCTAAGAAAAATCATATTACTATGCTCTCATTCCAACACTGTAagtcctttctttttttttcggaAGGTCACATCTGATGTTATCGATCAAGCGGCAGAGGTCATGCTATATTTTTTAGATGTTCATAATCCAAAATAAACTCCAGATATGTTTTTTCATTGATGTGTTTGTAGTTGTTTTTTTTGCAAGAGTGTTTATAGTTGTTTGATCACGCgatgaatatttttttatgtaaatGTAGGACATGaataaaaaggagaaagaactgCAGGCAAAGGAGGCTGAGCTAAACAAACGGGAAAGGGTATGTGCCTTTGTAATTGAAACTTGAAACCATGTTATACCTGTGTTCCCTGTGTTTGATCAAACGATGTGTTTGCAGATTCATGAAGTGCTTATACTGCATTCAATAGTAAAATCATCTCATTGATAAAAAATAATGGCATGCCCTGGATGATCTTTCAAGGCTCCTACATGTTATGATTTTATTGTGCTCAAATACGTAGCAGTACAGAGCCGCAAAACATTACTAAGAGCCGCAAAACATTACTACGTTATTTTACTTTTCCTGAGTAATTGAAACAGCGAACACTTAACATCGTATGGGAGCTAATCAGCTAAAGTTGGAATGGCACACTTAACAGAACACTACTAACCATTGCCTAAATCATCGTAAGTGCGCCTTTGGgttgaaactttgaaaaaacAAGTAACATGGATAACTTTGAAAAAACTAATAGCCACTTATAGCGCTATTAGTGGAAGGGTAATAATGTATGCGCAGACTGCACATTGTTACCAACAGTTCACTTCTACCCATTCGTTCTTTATCCAAGAAGATTTTGTTGTGTTGTTCAAACAAGAGACTTTGGGACATAATGAACCAATATACTGAGCTCAAGAGTGACCTGTGTTGAGTTTTGACCAGTTCTTCTCAAAGAAGCAAAAGTTGCTTCGGCGATGTTTCATATATTTGAAACAACCCAGATGCATCTACACTCATTACCCTATATTTCATCTCTTTGAATATGTTAGctgattttttcccctttgttGCCTTGGCACTCAGGAActgaaaagaaaggaggaagctgCATCCAGAGGTTGGTTATTACTTACATATGGGCTCGAATATctaataaaaaatatttgaagATAGAAATCATGTGATGGTCTCAAACTGTCAGTTTGTTGATGAGATCTATATAGGAAGTTTTTCAGAGTGGTCTAGTCATTAATGTGATTCAGGAGTTTTGGTCTAAGTATGTTCAAAGGAAATTTAAGCAAATCGAGCACTGTAGAGGTTAGGACTTTAGTTTACTCTTTTTTACTGCTAATTAGTGGTTTAGAAAGGCTCCTTTGTATGCTATGTTACTTTATGTGCTCCATTCTCGCAAAAGCTACTTCAGTGTTTCCCGTTTCTCTCTAAGAATTAAGTTACGCTAATTGTTGCTTATTGCTCATGCTGCTGCAACCATTTTACTTGTTAGGTCTGTCTTTTAATAATatgcccttttcctttctttgacAGCTGGTATTGTCATTGAAGATAAGAACTGGCCACCCTTTATGCCCATTATTCATCATGACATTTCGAATGAGATACCAGTTCACCTACAAAGGATGCAGTACCTGGCATTTTCTTCACTGCTGGGTAAGTCTTGGTTGCTCGTTGCCCTCCAATTGTAGGAAATAGCCTGACGAAAGAAGTAAACTACTTAGCTAAGCCTCAAATTTTTTATGTGCTATCTGTCAAATGCTGCGAGTGAAGACCTGCATGTCCAAGTAACAGATATCCTCGAAATTAATGGCAACGCCACATTATCTCATTGGATTCAAAACTTTTACTGTCACGTGAGAAGTGGCATCATAAAACTGAGATAAATTACAAATGGAATTTGATTTTAAAACTTTTCTCCTGTGCTGACTACAAATACCATTTTTTTGAGGTAgagaatttgaaaaaaaaatgtcgcCCTTGTTTTCAAAATGTCTTGATAGTGAATCCTGTAGATTAACATGTAAACAATATTACTCTTGTTTTGGGGGTGACTTCAATTTTGGTCATTATCAAACCATGTCCAAAGCAATTCTCACATTTGTAGTTGGAATCAGGAATATCGTTTAATGCCTCAATGGTATGCTGAGATGATAAGCAGACTAGCAGACACTAAAGTCAGTAGACAAGAACTAGACACCGTCACATTGTGGCATAGCATTGCTCCATTAAGGTCCTTATTGTGTGAACTTTGATATCATGCAGGATTGACAGCCTGTCTTTTTTGGAACATCATTGCAACCACAGCAGCATGGATTAAAGGAGAAGGTATGAACGTATGGTGGACTACTTCATTTTTACATCTTGTGAATCAATTGCTACCAACTTGAAACTAATCCAGTGGCTCACTTGAATAGGTGTGATGATCTGGTTGCTAGCCATCATTTACTTCATCTCTGGTGTCCCTGGGGCCTATGTGCTATGGTATCGTCCACTTTATAATGCGATGAGGTTATGTATATGTTTCTTCCTTGGCTATTCATGCACATTGCCGCATTGTATCTTCATATGTTTCACATATTGTCTTATTGAAATCTCTATTACAGGACTGAAAGTGCTTTGAAGTTTGGGTGGTTTTTCTTGTTTTACTTGGTATGTTTATCATCATTTCATATATTAGACCAAAATGTTATTTAAGTCCTTGCTGATGATCTTTACCCTTCCAGCTCCATATACTATTTTGTGTCTGGTCTGCTGTGGCTCCTCCATTTCCTTTCAAAGGAAAATCTTTGGCGTAAGTGTTTTATGATTTGGACTTTATCCTTTTGTAAGTGAAGTTACTATTTTTTTGGGTCATGCGCAAATCCGACAGTTACTTGAGGATAAAAGAGCACTGCTCAGACACTCAGAATTTTGAGGCTACCGGTATCATTTTGCACTAGGGCCAAATTTACTGCTGACATAGCCTTTACGCGTGCTTCACAAGTGTTAGCTTATCTTAAAGCAGCACTCTAGTTATTATCAAATTGCTTGAGTTCTTGGTCTGCAACCCCACCTTTGTTCAACTGATTTTGTGTTAATTTTACTTAGTCTTGTTGCGCTGCTAAATTTTACATCATATGCCTACCCAACCCTATGCTACTGTAAAGTTGCAAGAACACTGCAGCTACTATATTTCCAACTATTATCTGTGTACAATGCTAGCTAACTTATACTATCTAATGCCAAATTACTTTTCAATTTTTTGTTCCTACAGTGGAATTTTGCCGGCAATTGATGTCATAGGCAGGAGTGCTATTGTGGGGGTAAGTCTACACTGCTTAACTTGGGTCTAATTCAAGTTAAAATTTTGTTATGGCCCTCTTGCATCTTGCACCAGTCCACAGGCCTGGGAATACTTGATTTTTTGCCTTTTCTGATTGGCTGATCATATATATTCAGTTATACATGAATAAGCCAGGTTCACATCTTTTCTGGTAAATGGTAAATGCTCATCGTTCACACTATTTTTTTTCGCATTTTTGTTTGACAGATATTTTACTTCATTGGATTTGGAATGTTCTGCCTTGAATCACTGCTCAGCATTGCTGTCATTCAGGTGGGTTTGATGTTTTTACCTTTGCTCACTGATGTGTAGGACATTCTTTAGGAACATGGTGTCTATGTGCATAGCTACTCTTAACGCATCAATCATCATAATGTCTCTTCAAGTTTTTATCATTCCAGAGGAATTGTTCTGAGATTTATTGTTCTGAACTTGTGGAAATGCAGCAAGTATACATGTACTTCCGTGGAAGTGGAAAAGAAGCAGAGATGAAACGCGAGGCGGCCCGTGGTGCACTGCGAAATGCCTTTTGATAGAGCTGCCTTGCTGAGTGGAAGAGAAACAGGGTGTGGCAGTTGGTACCGCTGTCTTGTACATCGCTATACATATGCAGTGCGTCTCTGAGATTACTTATAGCTTATAGCCTTCTTGCCTTCCATGTAATATATACCGCATACATTACCAGAGCTTTATCTCTTACCTAGGTTCAGATGTGCTTATAGGTAACTATTAAGTTTCTAGGGGAATACGTTTGCCTGCCTGATATGTACTCTTAACTACTTGCGTGACCATCATTGTTCATTTTATCTTGATGAGTGATTCTTTGCCCCACTGGAAAATCTGGTTTTGGTCTTGTCAAATCCATGCCGAACTATGTACTCACTCCATGACCTTTGTTCCTTTGTTGCCTTTGTTTTACTGCATCTTGCTATCCAGGTCCAGATATAAAATAGTAAACACTGGTAGAGTTTCGGTTGGTAGGATGCAAATCTCCCGataatccatccgggataaaccaaccgggataaaaggggggtcttttatctcggttCACTCTTATCctgggtcactcaaccgggactaagactcctttttatcctggttggtaataccaaccagaaTAAAATAGGTCATCATGCCAGGTGCTGAAAAAAATCCTGAGAACTGAAAgcggggggtcttttatcccgattggtgtttcaaaccgggataaaaagtctCTCAGGGTTTtgttttccactagcctttgcaaccgagataaaaggtccggttggtgagcctcccACCAGTgatcgagctttagtcccggttggtgaatcTTTTATCCCGGATCAACTTTACATCGGGACAAAATGGGGTGCATGGAAACTGAGTTCTCTGCTGGTGAAAGAAACAGATTTTAGGGGTTCCACAGGTAACAACAGAATCGTGAGAAGATATTGCTAACTGTGCTTAAGCTACCTTATTATAATCCATGCAAAGCATAAGGACGTAATTATTGCATAATACTAGAGCTAGCTAGCTCGAAAACTATTGAATAAAGGAAAGATAACACCTGGTAATGAAAACGAGGCTATATACTGCCTAAGCAAACGGAAGAGAGGAACAATCTATTTGCCGCTCATGGCTGGCTGCGCTTGTTGCACCTTGGCCCCGAAGCCGCACTTCCTGGTGAGCAGGCTCCACGACCTCCGGGGCTTCCCGAGCCTCCGGATCTCCTGCTTCATGCTCTTGCACTCCTTCTCCAGCTCCGATACCCGCTCCTTCACGTCGGTGATGGTCTCCTTACCCTCGGGCGCGTCGTCCTCCGCGTCGCTGTCCACCTCCACTTGCGCGCtggctgcgacggcggcggtggcgcccttGGGGACGATGGCGCCGCCAGGGTGCGGCCGCGCGCCGTCGCCCCCCGCCGCGTTCTCGGACACGAAGAACCACCCGGCGATGGACGTGCGCAGGCGGAGCTGCTCGAAGAAGagcacctgcaccaccacccgcAGCGGCAGCCTCTCGTTCTGCGCCGCGTGCGTGCACGCCTCCAGCGACAGCTTCTGGCAGTTCATCAGCCGGCACAGCTGCTCCCGCTCCGACTCCGACAGCCACGGGTGCGACTGCAACACGGGCGCATGCCAATGAGATCACGAAAGGAAACCTGAATGTCGATGAGATCACGAAAGGAAACCTGAATGTGTACCTTGAGGTATATGTCGATGGCGCGGTAGATGCCGTCGTCGACGGGGCGCGCGTAGTCAGGCAccacggcggcgagcgcctGGAACTTGGGCAGCTTCAGGTTGGTGTCCGGCGCCACCTCCGCGAGGTACCCGTCCATGAGCTTGGCCACCATGGTGATCGGCGACAGCGACGTCGACGGCGTCCCGCCGTGGGGCACGCcgaggctgccgccgccgtcctccgccaGCGCCGGCGACGTGTACCCCGTCCCGATCCCGTCCGTCGACGACATAAAGTAGTCCAGGATCCGCTGCACGCAGTCGATGTCGTAGAGCGTCTCGACGTGGTAGCCGAGGTTGGGCACGAGCAGGTCGTCCAGCGACGCGTCCTCGAGCTGCGCGCCGATGCGGCGCTCCAGGTTCTCCCGGCACAGCGGGCTGGCGTGGAGGAGCATCGCCGTGCGCAGCATCCCGAGCAGGAACTTGGTGGACGCCACGCCCTTCTTCGTCGGCAGCAGCGCCACGATCTCCTCCAGGAAGTACCTCTGGTCGCCCTCCGACGGCGCCGACACGctcgcggcgcgcggcgtgaTGTTCCGGCTgctcatgccgccgccgccgccgccgtcggcgccgtAGCTGGCCAGCGCGTTGCTGAAGCTGGTGTTGCGCTTGAGCCCCGGCAGGAACCGCCCCGCGTAGAACATGATGGCGCCGGCGATGCTCTCGGGGCGCATGCCCTTGGCCTCCATCGCCTGGATCAGGCGCTTGAACATGGGCAGGCTGAGGAACGACACGTCCTCGTACCACCAGTCCatcccggacgccgccgccgcggaggacgcCATGTCGCCCGACCGGATGCCGTTCCAGAGCGCATCCTTGTCGACGCTGGCGTTCCtgagcagcggcgcggcggcgtcggacgcGCAGGCTTTGGAGGCGAGCGCGGTGATGCAGCGGGACACGAGGTGCAGGTCCTCGGCGGTGGGGAGGACGCCCTCGCAGGTCTCCAGCGCCTTGATGGAGTCCTTCCAGTTGGCGAGCACGTCGGCGAGGAACGACTCGGCCTGCGTGATGAGGTTGCCCTCGGCGTAGTCGTCCGTCATGCGCAGGTACTCGGCGGCGCAGCGGAGGCACACCACGTTCAGCGCATTGAGCTCGATCTTGACGTCGTAGCAGAACTTGGCCGCCAGCTCGAACGCCTTGGCGCCGCCGGGGATGTCGTCCAGCTGCAGCGTGCacatgccgccgccgtcggacgGGGGCTGGTACTCGCTGATCATCCGCTGCAGCACGCCGCTCCGGCTCAGCAGCGGGAACTGCATATACCCAGGAGGCGCCGCGGTTCAGAGCAAACCAAGATCAGGACTCTAATTAAAGAGTGTAGCAATGGACAACGGCAGCACTAACCAACCTTGTGGAGGTAGAAGGACATCTCTCCTACTTCGACAACAACATCACTCTCAAGCTCGGTAGTGCATCTCCTGGGAATAAGGTCAAGATCGAACATATGAAATTTTGGAACTCAAAAGGATGGAAAATACTCGATCTGATGGATGAGTCAAGCAGTTTATTCGGTAGaatccccctcaaaaaaaaaagtttattcGGTAGAAATGTACAATCCACAATGCGCACGCATTGTAATCGTTCAACCTATGGCCACGGTAATGTTCATTGAAACCCCACATACTGTGAGATCAGGTGTGAAATTAACTCTTAATTGTAGGTAAGATGGATATACATATcataattattctttttaaaaaatgatCAATCCATAAGAAATGCCGAGAGGAAAGGGATGTGATTTGGATGAACATAATTTGGGTTTACTGTGCCAAATAAGAGATAGAAGTATTCTTGTAAAAATCTGGCCTAATATATCTCGACATTGTAGGCTGAACACATCGTAAATCAATCAACACAACcgaaaagaaactagaaattgAGATAACCATGTGAGGTCTTCGAGGACGAAGATCTCCGGCTTGGAACCCAGCTTCATGGTCGCCATCCTCGTACCGCGGCGCCAACTGTTCTTTATTTCAGTCGACTCCTCCTCTACAGATCTGCAGGGCTGCTGAGTGGCGTTCACTGCTCATGCatgtggttttttttttgtggaaaTGGAAGCCAATGGAAGGAACTAGCCAAGGATTTATCAGGGAGGATGGATGGAAGGAGGTCGGTGTGCTCATTCCTGCATCACTGGTTGCATGCAGACAGTGGCGAGAGAAATGGCGCAGCCAGTCAAGGCTCGGCCCGGGTCCAAAGGATCGGAGCGGGCACTGACTTTGGCCAAATTTCTCTTGGGAAAAAGGCAGCTGCTACTGGAAATGTCCGATGCACTCCCTGACAAATGGGGTCCTCCCGTTGCTGGTTGTACTTCTGGACCTACCAGTCATTGCCGGACACTGCGCT encodes the following:
- the LOC117855592 gene encoding secretory carrier-associated membrane protein 2, producing the protein MAGRYDRNPFDEDDVNPFAGGSVPPASNSRMPPLPHEPAGFYNDRGATVDIPLDSTKDMNKKEKELQAKEAELNKRERELKRKEEAASRAGIVIEDKNWPPFMPIIHHDISNEIPVHLQRMQYLAFSSLLGLTACLFWNIIATTAAWIKGEGVMIWLLAIIYFISGVPGAYVLWYRPLYNAMRTESALKFGWFFLFYLLHILFCVWSAVAPPFPFKGKSLAGILPAIDVIGRSAIVGIFYFIGFGMFCLESLLSIAVIQQVYMYFRGSGKEAEMKREAARGALRNAF
- the LOC117855591 gene encoding BTB/POZ domain-containing protein At5g03250, which produces MATMKLGSKPEIFVLEDLTWRCTTELESDVVVEVGEMSFYLHKFPLLSRSGVLQRMISEYQPPSDGGGMCTLQLDDIPGGAKAFELAAKFCYDVKIELNALNVVCLRCAAEYLRMTDDYAEGNLITQAESFLADVLANWKDSIKALETCEGVLPTAEDLHLVSRCITALASKACASDAAAPLLRNASVDKDALWNGIRSGDMASSAAAASGMDWWYEDVSFLSLPMFKRLIQAMEAKGMRPESIAGAIMFYAGRFLPGLKRNTSFSNALASYGADGGGGGGMSSRNITPRAASVSAPSEGDQRYFLEEIVALLPTKKGVASTKFLLGMLRTAMLLHASPLCRENLERRIGAQLEDASLDDLLVPNLGYHVETLYDIDCVQRILDYFMSSTDGIGTGYTSPALAEDGGGSLGVPHGGTPSTSLSPITMVAKLMDGYLAEVAPDTNLKLPKFQALAAVVPDYARPVDDGIYRAIDIYLKSHPWLSESEREQLCRLMNCQKLSLEACTHAAQNERLPLRVVVQVLFFEQLRLRTSIAGWFFVSENAAGGDGARPHPGGAIVPKGATAAVAASAQVEVDSDAEDDAPEGKETITDVKERVSELEKECKSMKQEIRRLGKPRRSWSLLTRKCGFGAKVQQAQPAMSGK